The genome window AAAGCTCTGTTTCTCTGATAGTGATATGCTGAcaatcttttctttaaaatgggGCATGTCAATTTTTTGCACTAGGAAGTATCTTTAATTGAACAATTGTGTCGACTACCACCACGCTATTTGTTCCTATTCTTTTGTTTAGTCATCTTTGTGACAATAAAGGAGAATCTCTAATGGTCAGACGGTTTGTACATTTTCCTTTTTTATCTTTCACCCTTATAGGTGCTGTAGTGGAGTCAAAGGCTCAGTTAGTAGGGATACATGAGAGGGTCAGAAGTGATGTTGATGGGAGCATCCCAAGGACAGCCACTGGTCAAGCAAATGTTTCTGTTGGCACTGTACAAGGAGGCAAACCTGTGCCAACTGCGAGCTATCCTGGTGCAGAAGATGCGGCAGAGCTTCTGAGGTAGGGATTATCATTTCGATTGAGCGGTCCATTATCTGAATCTCAACTTTGTGAGCTGGATTAATGTCAGTATTATCGTAAATTGAATGCTAGAATTAGTTATATATGTTTggtatttttaattttctgtatCTTGTGCGGTTCACTTTAGTGAAGCGTGGGCTTCACCTCTTGTTTTACACTTCAAACTCCATGGACCTTGTCATTTTGGCGGTTTTCACTTTTAAAAACAacaatttatttttaagaatgtCATTAATATTTGAAATACGTGTACGACTAGATAATTTTGATAGTTGACACCCTACTAAAGGTTTTAATATTTCATACGCCTTTCACTATCTCGAGATTTCAAATGCATTTAACGCTTAAGTTTGAATTACAATGTCATGTGTTTTCCTTTCCTAACCTTATAAACAAGCTCTAGTACTTAATTTTATACTTTTATACTATTACTAACACATTGTATAAGTATAAGTCAAACTAAGTTATTAAGCCGTGCGATGGTGAAAATTAAAGACATAAAAGGCAATGGAGGGGGTTTACTAAATAAGATAAACAATCCTACCATAGAGACCAGATTTATAGCTGCTGTATCCATTTGAATCATAAGTAAAAAAAAGATGCTTTTTACAAAGGCGCAGCTGTTGGATCCAGTGAGGAGCATGGTTTGTTTTTGGTTGGTTTATTGTTGTGAACCTTTGAAGTAGATGCAGAAGATATTGGACATAACATATTGGTGAAGATTTAGAGACCACCTTTTATTAGCTTGACTGCCTGAGAAGGATGAACATAAAAATAGTAGATTTGAAAAAATAGCATCCATGTAAAACTTCCTGCATGCATTTTCATGTATAGTATGTGGTTGCAGAAGTGTTTAGTATTGATATCCTTTGAATCTCAGTTTTGTCAATCTAGCTATTAAAAACTCTCGCCTATGTTTTTCCTGTGGCTGACCCCACCTGCCTGTAAAGAAGGGCAGGAAGGGGACTGAGAACGATTGAAGTCAAGCTCTAAAGTCCAGACAATTTTTTTTGCTGTCTGGAATAATCACTTCGCACTAACGTTAATCATTTGCTTTGTTAGTTGTACTAAGTTCACATTTTGCTTTAACGCTGTGACGAGACTAATTTATGATGCAATTTCTGTTATCATTGAAAGAGAACATCGCTGCTGTTTAATTATTTTCCTTGATTCAGCTTTTAATGTATCTCTCCTTTTATTAAGTGGTGATGACTTGTGAGATTTTATCTTTGTGTTGTTAAGCTGAAAACTTCCCTCTTGTTTTCAATTTGGACTCTTGGCGCCAAGAGAAATCagcaaaaaggaaaaagaaaaggatcATGCTTGATGGTTGGACTGGATCTGTTAAACCAATACTCAGTTCATTTGTTTAATTCTATAGTTGTTGATAAGTTTGGAACCAAAGTTAGGTTGACAACTTATAGAGGAGCAGCTACTGATTCTGCAAGaagtattttttgttttttttcatcGGTGGTGTATATAAGATTATCAATTGCTAGCATGCAGAGAGTGTTCGggaaaacataaatacataaccattggaTACATAATATCCTATCCTAGCATGATTATATCCTGCaaagtaattattttttttttgggataGGTTATCCTGCAAGTAAGTTTTTGCTTTTCAACACTTCTATTTATCTCGAATCCTCTGAGAGGTGATAGATTTTAGTGATTAATATGGCTATTCCTATATGTGGTACCTGCAATTCAAGCGTCATGAGTTCAGGCCTCCCATCTTGGCTACCGTACTTATGTTTCCCTAACCAAAAATGGCATAGAAAATATGTCAAGGAGTGGGCTCATTCTTTTCTCATCCTGCTTCACCCTTTGTTGGGTTGCACTAGTGATGAATTTAATTGTAGACGCCTAGATGCATTAGCTTGAATTTTTCTAGAAGTGTTCATTGCCATGGCAACACTGTGAACCCCACTATAATTTCTGTTCCCTCCAGGGTAGGGCAGTCCCTGCAAAGTAAGAACCGCACCTCTATTTAACCTAGTACGTATTAGTTCTTTTTCTAGAGACTGCTGAatgaactttctttttcttttttctattggATGAAGTATATGCCGCATTAGGATGTGATTAGGATTATATATCATTATATGACAATGTGACTATGTGTGCTAGTTCTTTTATTGAGAGTATTGATTGCAGTTTCATTTATATACTATCTTTTGATGAAATGCATCTTGTATTAGGATGTGCTTGAGGTGTGGAATTCCCAAAACATACACGCACGCAAGAGGGATGGTGTGCCCAGCTTGCAGTGATCGGCCTGTAGACACTGATGAAGAGCCAGTCAAGAAGAAGGGCTCTACCATCAAAGACAAGGAGAAGAATAAGAGGATGAAGGGGCAGTCGTCCCATGCATCATGGAAAAGCGAGACAGAAATGCATCTCCGCCAGCAATTTGACTAGTCAAGTCTACAACAAGTGGGTCGAATTATATGTAGGTCCTCCAGTGGCATAATCAATCAACTCTGTACTTTTAACAGATCTACCCGGCTGAAGTGAATTTAGGAATTGTGCATAACCTGTGATGTAGATTCTGGTTGGTGTTAAAGCTAAAGTGCCACCACTTTGTTCTTTTTTGGCCTCTTTGTTCGTTTTCCTCAAGATGTATCACATTTCAACTGAAATTGGGTTTTAGATACTTTTTGTTTGGAAGAAGTCGTGCAGTCAACAAGTGCTTCAGATAGAAAGGATTGCGTCTGTTAATGATCACTTGTTTTAGTTTCGATATAGCTAATGATTGTTTGGCCTTTTATTCCATCATATCCAACGTATGCATTAGTGTCTAAGCAGACAACAGTGCCAGTGATTTCTTGGCAGTGTTAAATGATGATATAAGCTTAACGAAAAACCGTTTAATTTATCTAAGGTAACTCATGATATGGTGAGGTGACATACCTCTGTTCTACAGTTATCAAGAAAAAACAGCTGCTTAGAAAAGACTCTTTCTTTCAATAATACATA of Nicotiana tomentosiformis chromosome 7, ASM39032v3, whole genome shotgun sequence contains these proteins:
- the LOC104114030 gene encoding uncharacterized protein, which translates into the protein MSLSLIQGYSSAAEEEEQEEPQYQKSSSDEENDDVVPHKNRYKPIFDPNPVSSSSLPSALAAFSEISGPPQFLNNSVEEAGKEVEGQRHGRRKYSRNKNDLPAGAVVESKAQLVGIHERVRSDVDGSIPRTATGQANVSVGTVQGGKPVPTASYPGAEDAAELLRMCLRCGIPKTYTHARGMVCPACSDRPVDTDEEPVKKKGSTIKDKEKNKRMKGQSSHASWKSETEMHLRQQFD